The following are encoded together in the Bacillus sp. V2I10 genome:
- a CDS encoding prephenate dehydrogenase: MEQQIEKIHLVGLGLIGGSIALAIKQEFSAITIVGYDINQSQADIAKTLTVIDEIAEDQFDGIETADLIILATPVEQTLSIISALSSLSLKESVIITDVGSTKQKISKHAASVFGGNVQFIGGHPMAGSHKSGVIAAKAHLFENAFYILTPMEHTSKESLGILQHVLKGTKAHFVEMTPAEHDEVTGIISHFPHIVAASLVHQAGRFEDNHPVIKRLAAGGFRDITRIASSSPAMWRDILLHNKEKLLALFDDWQYEMDRVRELVDELDGDALFSYFQEAKDFRDGLPEREKGAIPSFYDLYVDVPDYPGVISEITGYLAMEEISITNIRIIETREEIYGVLRLSFQTDVDRERAQKCIEKYTDYKTFFS, encoded by the coding sequence ATGGAACAGCAGATCGAAAAAATACATCTCGTGGGATTAGGGTTAATAGGCGGTTCTATCGCCCTTGCAATAAAGCAGGAGTTTTCTGCCATAACGATTGTCGGATATGATATTAATCAAAGCCAGGCTGATATCGCAAAGACTCTGACCGTAATAGATGAAATAGCCGAAGATCAATTCGATGGCATAGAGACAGCCGATTTAATTATTCTTGCTACACCGGTCGAACAGACTTTGTCTATTATCTCCGCATTAAGTTCACTTTCATTAAAAGAAAGTGTCATTATTACGGATGTAGGCAGCACAAAACAAAAAATCAGCAAGCACGCAGCTTCTGTTTTCGGGGGCAATGTGCAGTTTATCGGCGGACATCCGATGGCAGGATCACATAAATCAGGGGTTATTGCGGCAAAAGCCCACCTTTTTGAAAATGCCTTTTATATCCTGACACCAATGGAGCATACCTCCAAAGAATCGCTTGGCATCCTTCAGCACGTTCTTAAAGGAACAAAGGCTCATTTTGTTGAAATGACTCCAGCTGAACATGACGAGGTTACTGGCATCATCAGTCATTTTCCGCATATCGTCGCAGCGAGCCTTGTTCACCAGGCCGGAAGATTTGAAGACAATCATCCTGTCATAAAACGTCTGGCAGCCGGCGGATTCAGGGATATCACAAGGATTGCATCAAGCAGCCCTGCAATGTGGAGAGATATACTTCTTCATAATAAAGAGAAGCTGCTTGCTTTGTTTGATGACTGGCAATACGAAATGGACCGTGTCAGAGAGCTTGTGGATGAACTTGACGGAGATGCATTATTTTCATATTTTCAGGAAGCTAAGGATTTTAGAGATGGCCTGCCGGAGAGAGAGAAAGGCGCGATTCCTTCTTTTTACGATTTATATGTGGACGTTCCGGATTATCCCGGGGTCATTTCTGAAATTACAGGTTACCTTGCAATGGAGGAAATCAGCATTACGAACATTCGGATTATCGAAACACGCGAAGAGATTTATGGTGTGCTGAGATTAAGCTTTCAGACGGATGTCGACCGTGAACGGGCTCAAAAATGCATCGAGAAATATACAGACTACAAAACATTTTTCAGTTAA
- the trpA gene encoding tryptophan synthase subunit alpha — protein MQEYLQKQLEQNKKLFIPFITAGDPNGEATIGLALTLQKAGAAAIELGIPYSDPLADGPVIQRASLRALSEGMNIVKAMELVPSMRERGLTIPIILFTYYNPVLQLGKESFFALAEKNTIDGLLIPDLPFEESGDLRESCKQHRVTFISMVAPTSVQRLKKIVSSAEGFLYCVSSLGVTGSRKTFDQRIFDFLSEVNQEASVPVVVGFGVSSREHVKELTKICDGVVVGSALIEEIERLSSKLKEADSLDAALLEFEEKAGSFVSDAKVRTG, from the coding sequence ATGCAGGAATACTTGCAGAAGCAGCTGGAGCAAAATAAGAAATTATTTATCCCATTTATTACAGCAGGCGACCCGAATGGCGAAGCTACAATCGGGCTTGCTCTCACTCTTCAGAAGGCAGGAGCTGCAGCTATTGAACTCGGCATCCCATATTCGGATCCCCTTGCGGACGGGCCAGTCATCCAAAGGGCTTCACTAAGAGCGCTGTCAGAGGGAATGAATATCGTAAAAGCCATGGAACTGGTACCATCCATGCGCGAAAGAGGTCTAACTATTCCAATAATTCTTTTTACGTATTATAATCCTGTGTTACAATTAGGAAAAGAATCCTTCTTTGCTTTAGCGGAGAAAAACACAATAGACGGACTGCTGATTCCAGATCTTCCTTTTGAGGAGAGCGGGGACTTAAGAGAGTCCTGCAAGCAGCATAGAGTCACGTTTATTTCAATGGTTGCCCCTACTTCTGTTCAGCGGCTCAAGAAAATTGTATCAAGTGCAGAAGGCTTTCTATACTGTGTTTCATCATTAGGTGTAACAGGTTCGAGAAAGACGTTTGATCAGCGCATTTTCGATTTTCTGAGTGAGGTAAACCAAGAAGCTTCAGTCCCTGTCGTTGTCGGTTTTGGTGTTTCATCAAGGGAACATGTAAAAGAACTGACGAAGATATGTGATGGAGTTGTGGTTGGGAGCGCATTAATAGAAGAAATAGAGAGGTTATCTTCAAAATTGAAAGAGGCTGACTCACTGGATGCTGCGCTTCTTGAGTTTGAAGAAAAAGCCGGCTCATTTGTTTCAGATGCTAAAGTAAGAACAGGATGA
- a CDS encoding phosphoribosylanthranilate isomerase encodes MNRPLIKLCGNRSLEDLKMTSESNADYLGLIFAESKRRVQAHQVKEWLDSVDIKDKQLVAIFVNASLNEIEDIMKKLPIDVIQCHGSETVSEVAEIKHHFNRRVWKALPHYEGTLSDMKIYADAADGFVIDSKVNGAFGGTGKTFDWSNVPCYIQTAQKLNKTLFIAGGIAPDNIHQLLGLHPPGIDISSGIEQNGKKDETLLTRLEERVNHHVSVSR; translated from the coding sequence ATGAATAGACCTTTAATTAAGCTTTGCGGAAATCGTTCTTTGGAAGATTTAAAGATGACAAGCGAGTCAAATGCAGACTATCTCGGGCTTATCTTTGCCGAAAGTAAGCGCAGGGTGCAAGCCCATCAGGTAAAAGAATGGCTTGATTCAGTTGATATAAAGGATAAACAGTTAGTTGCGATTTTTGTAAATGCCAGCTTGAATGAAATAGAAGATATAATGAAAAAGCTCCCAATTGATGTCATTCAATGTCATGGCTCTGAGACAGTCAGCGAAGTAGCTGAAATCAAGCATCATTTTAATCGGAGAGTATGGAAGGCATTGCCTCATTATGAGGGAACTCTGTCTGATATGAAAATATATGCAGATGCGGCGGATGGCTTTGTGATTGATTCTAAAGTCAATGGTGCTTTCGGAGGAACAGGAAAGACGTTTGATTGGTCAAATGTTCCATGTTATATACAGACAGCTCAGAAATTGAACAAAACGCTCTTCATTGCAGGAGGCATTGCCCCTGACAATATTCATCAGCTGCTCGGGCTTCATCCGCCGGGAATCGATATTTCTAGCGGGATTGAACAAAACGGAAAAAAAGATGAGACCTTATTGACAAGGCTAGAAGAAAGGGTGAATCACCATGTATCAGTTTCCAGATGA
- the hisC gene encoding histidinol-phosphate transaminase — protein MQIKDQLTNLKPYQPGKPIEEVKKEYNLTHIVKLASNENPYGSSERAKKAIQDELNQLAMYPDGYSALLRETLARFLKVEENEIIFGNGSDEIVQIICRAFLKKGTNTVMATPTFPQYRHNAVIEDADIKEIPLINGNHDLDSMLAAIDEQTKVIWLCSPNNPTGTYINEQSLHAFMNKVPEHVLVILDEAYYEYVTASDFPETLPLIKEYKNVMILRTFSKAYGLAALRVGYGIANKELIKSIEPAREPFNTNRLGQTAALHALSDQEFIKQCAEKNKQGLEQFYQFSKEHGLSYYPSEGNFILIDFNRDADEVFQALLEKGYIVRSGKALGFPTSIRITIGTKEQNEEILQILTELIS, from the coding sequence ATGCAAATTAAAGATCAGCTTACAAACTTAAAACCGTATCAGCCGGGAAAACCAATTGAAGAAGTAAAAAAAGAGTATAACTTAACTCACATTGTGAAGCTCGCTTCTAACGAAAACCCATACGGAAGCTCAGAACGTGCGAAAAAAGCGATTCAGGATGAACTGAATCAGCTTGCTATGTACCCAGACGGCTACAGTGCATTGCTCCGTGAAACGCTGGCACGTTTTTTAAAAGTAGAGGAAAACGAAATTATTTTTGGAAATGGATCCGATGAAATTGTTCAGATCATTTGCCGGGCATTTTTGAAAAAAGGGACAAACACAGTGATGGCAACACCGACATTTCCTCAATACCGCCACAATGCTGTCATCGAAGACGCAGATATTAAGGAAATTCCGCTGATTAATGGAAATCACGATCTTGACTCCATGCTTGCAGCAATTGATGAACAAACAAAGGTCATTTGGCTCTGTTCACCTAACAATCCTACAGGCACTTATATTAACGAGCAGTCTTTGCATGCCTTTATGAATAAGGTTCCTGAGCATGTGCTGGTTATTCTGGATGAAGCTTACTATGAATATGTGACAGCCTCTGATTTTCCAGAAACACTGCCATTAATCAAAGAATATAAAAACGTCATGATTCTGCGCACATTCTCAAAAGCATACGGTCTTGCAGCACTCCGCGTCGGATATGGAATTGCGAACAAGGAGTTAATCAAAAGCATCGAACCTGCAAGAGAGCCTTTTAATACGAACCGTTTAGGGCAAACTGCAGCTCTGCATGCTTTAAGTGACCAGGAGTTCATTAAACAATGTGCAGAAAAAAATAAACAGGGTCTGGAACAATTTTATCAATTCAGCAAAGAACACGGTCTATCCTACTATCCTTCAGAAGGAAACTTTATTCTGATTGATTTTAACCGTGATGCTGATGAAGTATTTCAGGCGCTCCTTGAAAAAGGCTATATCGTCCGTTCCGGAAAAGCACTCGGATTTCCGACGTCTATCCGCATCACGATCGGAACGAAAGAACAAAACGAAGAGATTCTGCAGATTTTAACAGAATTGATTTCATAA
- the trpC gene encoding indole-3-glycerol phosphate synthase TrpC — protein sequence MLTKILEKKREEVLSLTIPERKNVSERSFYNALKQSNRKPALIAEVKKASPSKGVIKENFHPVEIAKAYEAGKADCLSVLTDESFFQGHRDFIAEIKKEVSLPVLRKDFIIDHKQVEESKNIGADAILLIGEALAARELHELYLHAYELGMAVLVEVHSLAVLEKLLPEFTPEILGVNNRNLSTFKTDIHQIMTISRSVPKDTLLVSESGIFTFEDVKTVQQEGANAILVGESLMRENDQTSAIKALYGEENE from the coding sequence ATGCTTACTAAAATTCTTGAAAAGAAACGGGAAGAAGTCCTTTCGCTTACTATTCCTGAAAGAAAAAACGTTTCTGAACGGTCATTTTACAATGCCTTGAAGCAATCAAACCGAAAACCTGCTTTAATTGCAGAAGTAAAGAAGGCATCTCCCTCTAAAGGGGTCATTAAAGAAAACTTTCATCCGGTGGAAATTGCAAAAGCATATGAAGCTGGAAAAGCCGATTGTCTCTCTGTTTTAACGGATGAAAGCTTTTTTCAGGGCCATCGTGATTTTATAGCTGAAATTAAGAAAGAAGTCAGTCTCCCTGTTTTAAGAAAGGATTTCATTATTGATCACAAGCAAGTAGAGGAATCCAAGAATATAGGAGCAGATGCCATCCTCTTAATAGGAGAGGCACTTGCAGCAAGAGAGCTGCACGAACTGTATTTGCATGCATATGAGCTGGGCATGGCTGTTTTAGTGGAAGTGCATTCTCTGGCAGTCCTGGAAAAGCTTCTGCCTGAGTTCACCCCAGAAATACTTGGTGTGAATAATAGAAATCTTTCAACCTTTAAGACTGATATCCATCAAATAATGACGATAAGCAGATCCGTTCCGAAAGATACACTGCTTGTAAGTGAAAGCGGGATTTTTACATTTGAAGATGTTAAGACTGTTCAGCAAGAAGGCGCTAATGCCATTTTAGTCGGAGAATCACTCATGCGGGAGAATGATCAAACATCTGCCATCAAAGCCCTGTACGGAGAAGAAAATGAATAG
- the trpE gene encoding anthranilate synthase component I: MFHTDFASFKQDSMSYQTIPVIKSFQVDTFTPIQLFKVFEDEAVYLLESKDEESSWSRYSFIGLNPFLFIEEENDRYCVRSKQRKTIYESSSLKEIFLWMDGYLKVKLPDLDIPFAGGAVGYLGYDSVTMFERVQKHDNQDLNFKKCLLFVCHTMIAFDHIDKTLSFIHYERLSGKESEAGKRAVYEIAEAKINQLISQLTEKRDFNDLMLSPMDQASVSFEGVSSNFEKNDFLNSVEKIKEYIKAGDIFQGVLSQRFEVPITAKGFDLYRMLRVVNPSPYMFYIKFDETELIGSSPERLIYVQDGYLEIHPIAGTRKRGKTEEEDLRLEEDLRSDEKEKAEHYMLVDLARNDIGRVADYGTVKTPVLMELGRFSHVMHLISKVTGQLKTGTHPIDALLSSFPAGTVSGAPKVRAMQILQELEPTARNAYAGCIAYIGFDGNIDSCITIRTIALQGGKAYVQAGAGIVADSKPELEWKETRNKASALIKTIELAEKVFGKKEEAQK; this comes from the coding sequence ATGTTTCATACCGATTTTGCCTCATTTAAACAAGATAGTATGAGCTATCAAACAATACCTGTTATTAAGTCTTTTCAAGTTGATACGTTCACCCCGATTCAGCTCTTCAAAGTGTTTGAAGATGAAGCGGTGTATTTATTAGAAAGCAAAGATGAAGAATCGTCGTGGTCACGTTATTCATTTATTGGATTAAATCCTTTTTTGTTCATTGAGGAAGAAAATGACCGTTACTGTGTGAGATCCAAGCAAAGAAAAACAATCTATGAATCATCTTCTTTGAAAGAAATCTTCCTCTGGATGGACGGCTATTTAAAAGTAAAGCTTCCAGATCTTGATATTCCTTTTGCAGGGGGAGCCGTAGGCTATTTAGGATATGATTCTGTCACGATGTTTGAACGAGTTCAAAAGCATGACAATCAAGATTTGAATTTTAAAAAGTGCTTATTATTCGTTTGCCATACGATGATAGCGTTCGATCATATTGATAAAACACTCTCTTTTATTCATTACGAACGTCTATCTGGAAAAGAATCAGAAGCAGGCAAGCGCGCAGTCTACGAGATTGCTGAAGCTAAAATCAATCAGCTGATCTCACAATTGACCGAAAAAAGAGACTTCAATGATTTGATGCTCTCTCCGATGGATCAGGCATCTGTATCGTTCGAAGGAGTAAGCTCCAATTTTGAAAAAAATGATTTTCTGAATTCAGTTGAAAAAATCAAAGAATACATCAAAGCAGGCGATATCTTTCAGGGAGTTCTTTCTCAGAGATTTGAAGTGCCGATTACGGCCAAAGGCTTCGATTTATATCGTATGTTGAGGGTTGTGAATCCCTCGCCCTATATGTTCTACATTAAATTTGATGAGACCGAGCTGATCGGCAGTTCTCCGGAAAGACTGATCTACGTGCAGGACGGCTACTTGGAAATCCACCCGATTGCAGGAACCAGAAAACGCGGAAAGACAGAAGAAGAGGATCTGCGGCTAGAGGAAGATCTGCGCAGCGATGAAAAGGAAAAAGCAGAGCATTATATGCTTGTGGACCTGGCAAGAAATGATATTGGGAGAGTTGCAGATTACGGGACAGTCAAAACTCCGGTGTTAATGGAGCTCGGACGATTTTCACACGTGATGCATTTAATTTCAAAGGTGACCGGCCAATTAAAAACCGGTACACATCCAATTGATGCCCTGCTGTCATCTTTCCCTGCAGGAACGGTATCAGGTGCCCCGAAAGTCCGTGCCATGCAGATTCTGCAGGAGCTTGAGCCAACAGCAAGAAACGCTTATGCAGGGTGTATCGCTTATATTGGCTTTGACGGGAATATTGATTCATGTATTACGATCAGGACGATTGCGTTGCAGGGCGGAAAAGCCTATGTTCAGGCAGGAGCTGGAATAGTAGCTGATTCAAAGCCAGAACTTGAATGGAAAGAGACTAGAAATAAAGCAAGTGCCTTAATCAAAACGATTGAACTTGCGGAAAAAGTGTTTGGCAAAAAGGAGGAGGCCCAAAAATGA
- the trpD gene encoding anthranilate phosphoribosyltransferase: MKTLLSKCIEGHTLTEEEATAAMNQVMEGKATSSQIASFISILRFRGETVDELVGFAKAMKQHMTRIDYAEDLIDTCGTGGDGASTFNISTASAILASSLGAKVAKHGNRAISSKSGSADVLEQLGISIQTTPDEAKLALQAYDMSFLFAPIYHSSMKHAVSPRQEIGFRTVFNLLGPLANPANTKRQVMGVFSTEYAEKIAYALRELGSEHVLLVTGRDGLDECSITGVTDIVELKKGKIDRYEITPEEMGLERGELKDIQVESPAESAKLILDVFEGKREGAAADIVALNAGAALYVAGKTDSLADGVKKAADAIENGTAYRQLARLQSKKEEQYAY; encoded by the coding sequence ATGAAAACATTACTCAGCAAATGCATTGAAGGCCACACGCTGACAGAAGAAGAAGCAACGGCTGCCATGAATCAGGTAATGGAGGGAAAAGCCACTTCCAGCCAAATTGCTAGTTTTATTTCCATATTAAGATTCCGCGGCGAAACGGTTGACGAGCTTGTCGGTTTTGCAAAAGCAATGAAACAGCATATGACCCGCATTGATTATGCAGAGGATCTGATTGATACGTGCGGTACAGGGGGAGATGGGGCATCGACATTTAATATCTCGACTGCATCAGCCATTCTTGCATCTTCTCTCGGAGCAAAAGTAGCAAAACACGGCAATCGTGCAATCTCATCCAAAAGCGGCAGTGCAGATGTGCTTGAACAGCTTGGAATCTCCATTCAAACAACACCGGATGAAGCGAAGCTCGCTCTGCAGGCTTATGATATGAGTTTTCTGTTCGCGCCAATCTATCATTCTTCAATGAAGCACGCCGTAAGTCCAAGACAGGAAATTGGCTTTAGAACGGTCTTTAATCTACTTGGTCCATTAGCAAATCCTGCTAATACGAAGCGCCAAGTGATGGGGGTGTTTTCTACAGAGTATGCAGAGAAAATAGCCTATGCCCTTCGCGAACTTGGCTCAGAGCATGTTCTTCTTGTAACCGGGAGAGATGGCCTTGACGAATGCAGCATTACAGGTGTAACAGATATTGTTGAACTGAAAAAAGGCAAGATTGACCGTTATGAAATAACCCCTGAAGAGATGGGTCTTGAGCGTGGCGAATTAAAAGATATCCAGGTTGAGAGTCCTGCGGAAAGCGCAAAACTGATTCTCGATGTGTTCGAGGGGAAACGCGAAGGGGCAGCAGCGGACATTGTTGCACTGAATGCTGGTGCTGCTTTATATGTAGCAGGCAAGACTGATTCATTGGCTGATGGAGTGAAAAAAGCGGCGGACGCAATCGAAAATGGCACAGCCTATCGTCAGCTCGCCCGTCTTCAAAGTAAGAAGGAGGAGCAATATGCTTACTAA
- the aroA gene encoding 3-phosphoshikimate 1-carboxyvinyltransferase — MSNEKKLRRAETLSGEIAIPGDKSISHRAVMFGALANGETVIENFLAGADCLSTIACFRQMGVEIEQDGAKVKVSGKGIDSLREPEELLDVGNSGTTTRLMLGILAGRPFHACIIGDESIAKRPMTRVTDPLREMGASIDGRQNGNYTPISIRGGTLKGLDYVSPVASAQVKSAILLAGLQAKNEKTRVTEPHKSRDHTERMLRAFGVEVKENDLSAEIIGGQSLKAASIQVPGDISSAAFFLVAGAIVPGSTITLKNVGINPTRTGIIEVLNKMGADLTIEEKGSQAHEPVADLTISASELKGTVISGELIPRLIDEIPVIALLATQAEGETIIKDASELKVKETNRIDTVVQELKKLGADIEPTDDGMIIRGRQALRTSASVSSHGDHRIGMMLAVAALISEGEVSLSGHEAINVSYPQFFEHLNQLSDKKSGSARLGQA, encoded by the coding sequence ATGTCAAATGAAAAGAAATTGCGAAGAGCAGAGACTTTAAGCGGTGAAATTGCCATTCCCGGTGATAAATCCATTTCGCATAGAGCGGTCATGTTCGGAGCTCTTGCAAATGGTGAGACAGTTATTGAAAACTTCCTTGCTGGAGCAGACTGCTTATCCACTATTGCCTGCTTCAGACAAATGGGCGTTGAAATAGAACAGGACGGAGCGAAGGTGAAAGTCTCCGGGAAAGGAATTGATTCCCTCAGGGAACCTGAAGAATTATTGGATGTAGGCAATTCAGGTACGACTACCCGTCTAATGCTGGGCATTTTAGCAGGACGGCCATTCCATGCCTGCATCATCGGCGATGAATCAATTGCTAAAAGGCCGATGACACGTGTCACTGATCCTCTAAGAGAAATGGGTGCATCTATTGATGGCAGACAAAACGGCAATTACACGCCTATTTCCATTCGCGGAGGCACACTTAAAGGATTAGACTATGTATCACCTGTAGCTAGCGCTCAAGTAAAGTCAGCTATTCTGCTTGCAGGGCTTCAGGCAAAAAATGAAAAAACGAGAGTAACAGAACCTCATAAATCAAGAGATCATACGGAAAGAATGCTTAGAGCTTTCGGTGTTGAAGTGAAGGAAAATGATCTATCGGCAGAAATTATTGGCGGTCAGTCTCTTAAGGCTGCATCCATTCAGGTTCCCGGTGATATTTCTTCTGCAGCCTTTTTCTTAGTAGCAGGTGCAATTGTTCCAGGCAGTACCATTACGCTGAAAAATGTAGGGATTAATCCGACCAGAACTGGGATTATTGAAGTTCTTAATAAAATGGGTGCGGATTTAACGATTGAAGAGAAAGGATCTCAAGCCCATGAGCCGGTGGCGGATTTAACGATTTCAGCGTCGGAATTAAAAGGAACAGTGATTTCAGGAGAACTGATTCCGCGATTGATCGATGAAATTCCCGTTATTGCATTGCTTGCCACTCAAGCTGAAGGGGAGACAATCATTAAAGATGCAAGTGAGCTAAAGGTGAAAGAAACAAACCGCATTGATACGGTTGTACAGGAGCTTAAGAAGCTTGGAGCAGATATTGAGCCGACAGATGACGGCATGATTATCCGGGGCAGGCAGGCCTTAAGAACGTCAGCGTCGGTATCAAGCCATGGTGATCATAGAATCGGTATGATGCTTGCAGTTGCGGCTCTTATATCAGAAGGAGAGGTTTCATTGTCAGGTCATGAAGCAATCAATGTATCCTATCCGCAGTTTTTTGAACACTTAAACCAGCTCTCTGATAAGAAAAGCGGAAGCGCCCGTCTAGGTCAGGCATGA
- the trpB gene encoding tryptophan synthase subunit beta, with protein MYQFPDEFGRFGDFGGKYVPETLMQPLEELQEAFAEAVADPAFMNEYHRLLIEYSGRPTTLTYAENVTKKLGGAKIFLKREDLNHTGAHKINNAIGQALLAQKMGKTKIIAETGAGQHGVAAATVAAKFGLECKVFMGEEDVMRQQLNVFRMKLLGAEVIPVHSGNKTLKDATNEAIRYWVQHCEDHFYMIGSVVGPHPYPQMVREFQRVIGDEAKQQLAERMDCLPDKVVACVGGGSNAIGMFAAFIEEDVDLVGVEAAGKGVDTPLHAATITKGTKGVIHGSLTYLLQDQYGQIIEPYSISAGLDYPGIGPEHAHLADTGRVKYESVTDDEALEALTCLAKEEGILAAIETAHALAKAFQLAEEMDSDETLLICLSGRGDKDVHTLMDSLEGSDKNAGILAEAAGAK; from the coding sequence ATGTATCAGTTTCCAGATGAATTTGGCAGATTCGGAGATTTTGGAGGAAAGTATGTACCTGAAACGTTAATGCAGCCGCTTGAGGAGCTACAAGAGGCATTTGCAGAAGCGGTGGCAGATCCTGCATTTATGAATGAATACCACCGTCTTCTAATTGAATATTCCGGAAGGCCTACAACATTGACGTATGCCGAAAACGTGACGAAAAAACTTGGCGGAGCAAAAATTTTCTTGAAACGCGAGGATCTTAACCATACTGGCGCCCACAAAATCAATAATGCAATTGGGCAAGCCCTGCTTGCACAGAAAATGGGGAAAACAAAGATCATCGCAGAGACAGGTGCAGGCCAGCACGGTGTTGCGGCAGCAACGGTTGCAGCAAAGTTTGGACTGGAATGCAAAGTCTTTATGGGTGAAGAAGATGTCATGAGACAGCAGCTCAATGTCTTTCGGATGAAACTGCTCGGGGCAGAAGTCATTCCTGTTCACAGCGGCAATAAAACACTGAAGGATGCTACAAACGAGGCGATAAGATACTGGGTTCAGCATTGCGAGGATCATTTCTATATGATTGGTTCAGTAGTCGGACCTCATCCCTATCCGCAAATGGTCAGAGAGTTTCAAAGAGTAATAGGAGATGAGGCAAAGCAGCAGCTGGCTGAACGAATGGACTGCCTTCCTGATAAAGTGGTTGCATGTGTCGGCGGAGGAAGCAATGCGATTGGCATGTTTGCAGCCTTCATTGAAGAAGATGTTGACCTTGTAGGAGTAGAAGCTGCCGGTAAAGGCGTTGATACACCTCTCCATGCTGCAACAATCACTAAGGGTACAAAAGGGGTTATTCATGGTTCACTCACGTACCTTTTGCAGGATCAGTACGGACAGATTATTGAACCATATTCTATATCTGCAGGGCTTGATTACCCTGGAATAGGACCTGAGCATGCGCACCTTGCAGACACCGGCCGCGTGAAATATGAGAGTGTAACAGACGATGAGGCATTAGAAGCGTTAACCTGCTTAGCTAAGGAAGAAGGTATTCTTGCGGCTATTGAAACTGCTCATGCTCTCGCAAAAGCATTCCAGCTTGCCGAGGAAATGGATTCGGACGAAACGCTGCTCATCTGTCTATCAGGACGGGGAGACAAAGATGTTCATACACTAATGGATTCACTTGAAGGGAGCGATAAGAATGCAGGAATACTTGCAGAAGCAGCTGGAGCAAAATAA